The Gemmatimonadaceae bacterium genome contains the following window.
CCAGTCGATGTCCAGCACCTTGATCTCGAGCTCCATGCCGATCTGCACCATCTCGCTCGGGTGCTGGATGCGGCCCCACGACATATCGGTGATGTGGAGCAGGCCGTCCACGCCGCCGAGGTCGATGAAGGCGCCGAAGTCCGTGATGTTCTTGACCACGCCCTTCCGCACCTGGTCCTTCTGGAGCTCCTTCATCAGCTTCTCGCGCTTGCCGGCGCGCTCGGTCTCGAGGATCACGCGGCGCGAGACGACGATGTTGCGGCGGCGCTTGTTGAGCTTGATGATCTTGAACTCGTACTTCTGGCCCAGCAGCTCGTCGATGTTCGGGACGCGGCGCAGCGCGATCTGCGATCCCGGGAGGAACGCGTCGACGCCCATGAGGTCGACGACCACGCCACCCTTGATCTTCTTGACGAGGACGCCCTCGACCGGCTGGTCGGACTCGTACGCGACGCGGATCTTCTCCCACACGCGCATGAAGTCGGCCTTCTTCTTGGACAGGACGACCGAGCCTTCCTGGTCCTCGAGGTGCTCAAGCAGGACTTCGACTTCGTCCCCGACCTTGAGCTCCGGCATGTCCTTGAACTCTTCGAGCGGGATCGACCCTTCGGACTTGAAGCCGATGTCGAGCACGACGAGGTTGTCGCGGATCTCGAGCACAACGGACTTGACGATCTCGCCTTCCTCAATGGAGGCGAGCGTGCCGTTGTACAGGTCCATCATCGCTTCGTAGTCGGAGGACGAGTACTCGTCTTCCTCGTAGAGCTCGGGACGGCGGTTCGCGAGCGGGCGCAGGACGGCCTTCTGGGCCATGCGCTTTTCACGCTCGATCATTTGCGGGGTGGCTTCCGGGGTGACGCTGCTGGTCATGTGTTGCCTGGACGCGGAGTTTTGCGGCTCGCCGCGCGCGAGGATGCGGGTGGTGGTTGGCCGGAAGACGAGGGCGCGTGGGCCGTCGAGGTCCCGGGGCCCGCCAATCGGCGGGAACTATTTAATATGGCGGCGAACCCGTCTTAGGGGAAGGGGCACGGGCACGGTGTAGTGCAAGGGAACGAGAAGACGCTGGCGCCCGGAGCCGAGACCGCTACGGCCATGCTCGAGCGCGTCCCTGTACCCCACCGTGCCCGTGCCCTCGCACCCCACCGTGCCCGTGCCCTTGCCCCCCACCGTGCCCTCGCGTCAGCGCCGCTCTCTCGCCAGTGCGACGATCCGCTCCACCTGCTCCGCCTGCGTGATCCCCGTCGTGTCGATCCAGATGGCGTCGGCCGCGGGCTGGGTCTGTACGCGGTCCTTCTGGTCCCGAGCCTCGAGTTCGGCCGTCTCCGCCTCCAACTCCCCTGCCGCCGGGGCGCGTCCCGTGCGCTGCAGGATGCGCCGGCGCGCGCGCTCGGCGGGGAGCGCCACCAGCCAGATCTTGAGCCGCGCCTCGGGGAAGACCGCCGTCCCCATATCGCGGCCGTCCACGACGATCTCGTGCGCCGCCGCGGTCGCCCGCACCAGGGCGTTCACCCACGAGCGCACCTGCGGCATCTTGGCCACCAGGCTTACCGTCCCCGTCACGGCCTCGCCGCGGATCTCGGCCTCGCAGTCCACCCCATCGAGCCGCGGCTCGAAGCTCGTCGCCCCGGGCGCCACCGACACGTGCCGTGCCGCGTCGAGCACCGATGCTTCG
Protein-coding sequences here:
- the cmk gene encoding (d)CMP kinase: MSSGSRSPLVVTIDGPAASGKSSTSKMVAEALGLRHLDSGMIYRCVTAARLRRGDPPDKWTEASVLDAARHVSVAPGATSFEPRLDGVDCEAEIRGEAVTGTVSLVAKMPQVRSWVNALVRATAAAHEIVVDGRDMGTAVFPEARLKIWLVALPAERARRRILQRTGRAPAAGELEAETAELEARDQKDRVQTQPAADAIWIDTTGITQAEQVERIVALARERR